Genomic segment of Pseudomonas sp. CCI4.2:
AAAATCCTTTTCCTGATGGGCAAATAGCCGATGCATTGGCAGCCGCTCTTGCAGCCGCTGATGGACTTGCTGCGCAGTTTGCGGGCAGCCCTCGATGGGCAAGCACCAATGGCAGGCGAGCAGTTGGCCGTCGGGAGCCAGCGAGGTAAGGGCGCGGTCGATCCATTGGTCCAGGTCAAGGGGGTCAAGGTAGTAACCCAACTCACTGAACACAATCAAATCAAAGGTTTCCTCGGGCCAATCGTAGGGCAACCGGGCGTGAAGCACTTGAGCATGCTCAACCCCCTGTAACCGCTGCTTGGCGAGACCCACGGCAGTTAACGACGTGTCGCAAATCAGCAAATGATCACAGCGAGTTGCCAGTGCGGCACTGAGTTCACCGTTGGCGCAGCCAGGTTCGAAAATGGCTGAGTAGTGTTCACGCGGCAAGGCGGCCAGGGTGAGGGCGCGTTTACGGCGCTCGTACCAGCGCTGTTTGAATGCCCAGGGGTCATCGTTGCCATCAAACAGTTGCTCGAAATAACTGTCGGCGACGCTCACAGGAACACCACTTCAAACGGTTGCAGCAATCGCTCTAGCACATTGGCGGTCAGCACCGGCGGCAGGCCAATGTCGGGGTCGCCTTGTAACTGGCTGGCAAAGGCGTGGGCCGCATGACGTTTTCGGGCGATGGTCATCGGGTCCAGCAGGATTTTTCGTGCACGGGGCCAAGGAATGAGCTCATCTTCAGGCTGTGCCCAATGCCAGGCCCATATCGGTACCTGATGACACGGGGCACCGACATTTTCGGCAGCCCGCAGGGTCGCGCGTCCGGTGGCATCGTGATCACTGTGGCCGTCGTGATCCCACGTGACAAAGACAACATCGGTCGGGCGCAGGTAACGTTCGATGAACCTGCTAAGGGCGTGTTCGTCTCGTGCAATGGCGCTGTCCCTGAAACCGCCACGAATCCATTGCAGGCGGTGCAATGGCAGGTCGAGGCGCCGCAGCGCTTCGGCGGATTCCTGAGGCCGTATGACCGCCAGACGCTCCATCGGCCAAGTGTGTGAACCAGGGTGGCTGGCGCTGCCATCGGTCACCGAAATAAGCTGCATAGCACGGCCCAATTGCGCCAGCTGTTGCATCAGACCGCCGAAGCCCAAGACCTCATCATCCGGGTGGGGGGCGACAATCACCGCTCTGGAACCCACCGGAACCAGGAGTTCGGCACTCATTACCGGAAGTCGCGCCAGGCTTTTCGAGTGATTCCACGTCTGCAACGACGTGCCCTCGCCAACAATTAAATTTACGCTCACAGACCCCACATCCTTGTCGGCTGACGGCCAACGTCTGACTCACTGTCCAGTGAGTGGTTGGTGAATGAATCACTGGTGAGTTGCCCAAGCGCAGCGAGGTCGCGTTCGGCATGGCTTTGGCGCAGGAACACCGGTAGATCGGCGCTCAAGCGCGCAAAGTGCGATTCCTTGCAATAGGGGCCGGCGCCCAACGCCCGGCCAACGTGGAGAATCACCAATTCGGCAGTGGCTTCGACCACCGCCCGACTGCGCCGCGCCACGTGTTCGGCATTGGCGGTTGGTTGATCGTCAAGGTATTGAGCGCTGTCGCGCAACACGCTCGCCGCGCTGTGCAATGCGCTATCGACCGCCCCCAGATGCGCCAAAGAATGAGGTTCTGCGTGTTTATTGGCCTGTACCAACAAGCGGCTCGCCAGCGCATTGGCCGCCCCGTACCAGCAGGCTGCAATGCCTATTGCGCCGTGCCAAAATCCTGATCGCGTCAGGTACTGTCCTGAAGAACCTATTCGATAGCCCTGCGCTCGTTCGAATTGCACTTCCACGCTGCCAGTGGCGCCCATGCCCACGGCACGCCATCCCTCGGTTGTAATCCTGACGCCGGGTTGATTGAGGGCGACAGCCACGAGCTGCTGCCGATTCTGCTCATCCCACGCGGTTATTAATGCATGGCTGAGTACGGCTGCGCCGGAACACCACGCCTTGCGGCCGTCCAGCCGCACGGGTTGTCCGTCAGTGTGATCACCGGCGTCGCCGTCGGCCGTGATGGAAACCTTGGCCTGGGGCGGTTCGGCTGCCCACATGCCCCAGGTACTGCTGGCTGAAGGCGGCGGGGCACCCAACTCGGTCATGATCGCTAAGGCGTCGGTGTGCCCTTCATACAGCTTGCACAGGCCCAGGTCATGACCCGCCACACAGGCCAAGCCCCGCCAGCGCTCAAGGGTTTGCCCGCCGGCGGGCAGCGGAAGATGATCGAGTCCTTCATGCACGAGCGCCTGCAAGCACTCGCCGAGCGCTTTCGCATCGGCATAACCGTGCTTGCGCCAGCCGAGGAACTCGCCGAGCGCTTGGTTCATGCTTGTTCTTCGTGATGGAGTTCAAACAGCAACAAGGACCGCGGTGTAACGGCGTACTGCGTTCCGAAAGGAAGTTGATCGTCGCCACGCGTGTCGGGCTGGTTGGTATCGACCAGCAAGGTCCAATAAACGCCTTCGGGCACTTCGGGCAAGGTGAAGTTGACCTCCTCGTGGTGTGAATTGACCACCAGCATTAACGTGGCATCGGCACCGGGGCGGCGGATACCGGTCACTTGCGCGCGGCCGTCCATGAGCATCCCGAGGCAACGGCCATTGCCGTCTTCCCAC
This window contains:
- a CDS encoding class I SAM-dependent methyltransferase; the protein is MSVADSYFEQLFDGNDDPWAFKQRWYERRKRALTLAALPREHYSAIFEPGCANGELSAALATRCDHLLICDTSLTAVGLAKQRLQGVEHAQVLHARLPYDWPEETFDLIVFSELGYYLDPLDLDQWIDRALTSLAPDGQLLACHWCLPIEGCPQTAQQVHQRLQERLPMHRLFAHQEKDFLLDVWSRDPISVAEKEGLR
- a CDS encoding PIG-L deacetylase family protein — its product is MSVNLIVGEGTSLQTWNHSKSLARLPVMSAELLVPVGSRAVIVAPHPDDEVLGFGGLMQQLAQLGRAMQLISVTDGSASHPGSHTWPMERLAVIRPQESAEALRRLDLPLHRLQWIRGGFRDSAIARDEHALSRFIERYLRPTDVVFVTWDHDGHSDHDATGRATLRAAENVGAPCHQVPIWAWHWAQPEDELIPWPRARKILLDPMTIARKRHAAHAFASQLQGDPDIGLPPVLTANVLERLLQPFEVVFL
- a CDS encoding acyl-CoA dehydrogenase family protein, translated to MNQALGEFLGWRKHGYADAKALGECLQALVHEGLDHLPLPAGGQTLERWRGLACVAGHDLGLCKLYEGHTDALAIMTELGAPPPSASSTWGMWAAEPPQAKVSITADGDAGDHTDGQPVRLDGRKAWCSGAAVLSHALITAWDEQNRQQLVAVALNQPGVRITTEGWRAVGMGATGSVEVQFERAQGYRIGSSGQYLTRSGFWHGAIGIAACWYGAANALASRLLVQANKHAEPHSLAHLGAVDSALHSAASVLRDSAQYLDDQPTANAEHVARRSRAVVEATAELVILHVGRALGAGPYCKESHFARLSADLPVFLRQSHAERDLAALGQLTSDSFTNHSLDSESDVGRQPTRMWGL